The following are encoded together in the Bradyrhizobium sp. CCGUVB1N3 genome:
- a CDS encoding circularly permuted type 2 ATP-grasp protein: MAVAFDEMNIPGGDLRPAYQELARWLKETPPEALEYRRQEAELLFRRIGITFAVYGDSESTERLIPFDVIPRIMSGKEWALLEKGLKQRVRALNMFLRDIYHGRDILRAEVVPDDLIFHNPVFRPEMNGQQVPHDVYVHIAGIDIVRVDANDFIVLEDNARTPSGVSYMLENREIMMRLFPDLFARHKVAPVERYPDELLAALRSVAPLSASAEPTVALLTPGVYNSAYYEHSFLADKLGIEFVEGRDLIVKNNEVFMRTTEGLKRVDVIYRRVDDDFLDPLTFRPDSVLGVPGLMSAYAAGNITLANAVGTGIADDKAIYSYMPDIVKFYLGEEPILKNVPTWRCREPKDLAYVLDNLSELVVKEVHGSGGYGMLIGPAATKATIEAFREKLKREPEGFIAQPTLALSTCPTCTATGLAPRHVDLRPFVLTGSKRTTIVPGGLTRVALKEGSLVVNSSQGGGTKDTWILDE, encoded by the coding sequence ATGGCAGTCGCGTTTGACGAAATGAACATTCCCGGCGGGGACCTGCGCCCCGCCTATCAGGAGCTGGCACGCTGGCTCAAGGAGACGCCTCCCGAGGCGCTCGAATATCGCCGTCAGGAAGCGGAGCTCCTGTTCCGCCGGATCGGCATCACGTTCGCAGTCTATGGGGATTCCGAATCCACGGAGCGGCTGATCCCGTTCGACGTGATTCCCAGGATCATGTCGGGCAAGGAATGGGCGCTCCTGGAGAAGGGCCTGAAGCAGCGCGTGCGGGCGCTGAACATGTTCCTGCGCGACATCTATCATGGCCGCGATATCCTGCGCGCCGAGGTCGTCCCCGACGACCTGATCTTCCACAACCCGGTGTTCCGGCCCGAGATGAACGGCCAGCAGGTGCCGCACGACGTCTACGTGCACATCGCCGGCATCGACATCGTCCGGGTCGACGCCAACGACTTCATCGTGCTGGAGGACAATGCGCGCACGCCGTCCGGCGTGTCCTACATGCTGGAAAACCGCGAGATCATGATGCGGCTGTTTCCGGACCTGTTCGCCCGCCACAAGGTGGCGCCGGTCGAGCGCTATCCGGACGAGTTGCTCGCCGCACTCCGCTCGGTGGCTCCGCTCAGTGCCTCGGCCGAGCCGACGGTCGCCCTGCTCACGCCCGGCGTCTACAACTCCGCCTATTACGAGCACTCTTTCCTCGCGGACAAGCTCGGCATCGAGTTCGTCGAGGGCAGAGATCTCATCGTCAAGAACAACGAAGTGTTCATGCGCACGACGGAAGGGTTGAAACGCGTCGACGTGATCTATCGCCGCGTCGATGACGACTTCCTCGATCCCCTCACCTTCCGCCCCGACTCCGTGCTCGGCGTGCCCGGGCTGATGTCGGCCTATGCGGCTGGCAACATCACGCTCGCCAACGCCGTCGGCACCGGCATTGCCGACGACAAGGCGATCTACTCCTACATGCCGGACATCGTGAAATTCTACCTCGGCGAGGAGCCGATCCTGAAGAATGTGCCGACCTGGCGCTGCCGCGAGCCGAAAGACCTCGCCTATGTGCTCGACAATCTGAGCGAGCTCGTCGTCAAGGAAGTGCACGGCTCCGGCGGCTACGGCATGCTGATCGGCCCCGCTGCCACGAAAGCGACCATCGAAGCCTTCCGCGAGAAGCTGAAGCGCGAGCCCGAAGGTTTCATCGCGCAGCCGACGCTGGCGCTGTCGACCTGCCCGACCTGCACCGCAACCGGCCTCGCGCCGCGCCACGTGGACTTGCGGCCCTTCGTGCTGACGGGCAGCAAGCGCACCACCATCGTGCCGGGCGGGCTCACCCGCGTGGCGCTGAAGGAAGGCTCTCTGGTCGTGAATTCGAGCCAGGGCGGCGGCACCAAGGACACCTGGATACTGGACGAGTAG
- a CDS encoding alpha/beta fold hydrolase, with protein MSLEPTKPQDGVVLLHGISRTARSFRKMEIAIERAGYATLNLDYASRRKALQELADDVHPTIESFAGSVSGTVHFVCHSMGGLLARVYLARHRTQNLGRVVMLGTPNGGSEIADRLMGSFPYRAFFGPAGQQLGTHRDAATTALLPPINYPLGIIAGDRSIYPVAGALLPRPHDGRVSVANTGVDGMADHMVVHASHPWLMRNDEAIAATIAFLQNGRFPTRS; from the coding sequence GTGAGCCTGGAGCCGACGAAGCCGCAAGACGGCGTCGTCCTCCTGCACGGGATCAGCCGGACGGCGCGCTCGTTTCGCAAGATGGAGATCGCGATCGAGCGCGCCGGCTACGCAACACTCAACCTCGACTACGCCAGCCGCCGCAAGGCGCTTCAAGAACTCGCGGACGACGTTCATCCCACGATCGAATCATTTGCCGGCTCGGTGAGCGGCACCGTCCATTTCGTCTGCCACTCCATGGGCGGCCTCCTGGCTCGCGTCTATCTCGCGCGGCACCGGACGCAAAACCTCGGGCGCGTCGTGATGCTGGGAACGCCCAACGGCGGCAGCGAAATCGCCGACCGCCTGATGGGCTCTTTCCCCTACCGCGCCTTTTTCGGTCCGGCCGGACAGCAGCTCGGCACGCATCGCGACGCCGCGACGACGGCACTGCTGCCGCCAATCAACTATCCTCTCGGCATTATCGCCGGCGATCGCTCGATCTATCCGGTGGCCGGCGCCTTGCTGCCGCGCCCCCACGACGGGCGGGTCTCGGTCGCGAACACCGGGGTCGACGGCATGGCCGACCACATGGTGGTGCACGCGTCGCATCCGTGGTTGATGCGAAACGACGAAGCGATCGCTGCGACCATCGCCTTCCTGCAGAACGGACGCTTCCCGACGCGTTCGTAG
- a CDS encoding alpha-E domain-containing protein, translating into MLSRTAENLYWLARYVERAEYLARTIDATLRVTALPATYVGKTNEWDSALLTAGVAASFYQTYEEANERNVIDYLSFSATNPSSIRNCIEAARLNSRSVRTALTSEMWDTINSAWIELQEVWSKGTSTREDLAKFLRFVQETSLRFDGSAYRTMLRNDAYWFSRLGLHLERADNTARILDVKYHVLLPEEEHVGGPLDFYQWSSILRSVSALTAYHWVYRETLKPWLIADLLILNDTLPRSLASCYGNLVRNLDQIGVAYGRQGPAQRHARGIRNRLEHSNMNDIFQHGVHEFIQEFIADNSRLGEIVTKQYLI; encoded by the coding sequence ATGCTGTCGCGTACCGCCGAAAACCTCTACTGGCTCGCCCGTTATGTCGAGCGCGCCGAATATCTCGCGCGCACCATCGATGCGACGCTGCGCGTCACCGCCCTGCCGGCGACCTATGTCGGCAAGACCAACGAATGGGACTCGGCGCTACTCACCGCCGGCGTCGCCGCAAGCTTCTATCAGACCTATGAGGAAGCCAACGAACGCAACGTCATCGACTATCTCTCGTTCTCGGCGACCAACCCGTCCTCGATCAGAAATTGCATCGAGGCGGCGCGGCTGAACTCGCGCTCGGTCCGCACCGCGCTGACCAGCGAGATGTGGGACACCATCAACTCGGCCTGGATTGAGCTCCAGGAGGTCTGGAGCAAGGGCACCTCGACACGCGAGGACCTGGCAAAATTCCTGCGCTTCGTGCAGGAGACCTCGCTGCGCTTCGACGGCTCGGCCTACCGGACCATGCTGCGCAACGACGCCTATTGGTTCTCGCGGCTCGGATTGCATCTGGAACGCGCCGACAACACCGCGCGCATTCTGGACGTGAAGTACCATGTGCTGCTGCCGGAAGAAGAGCATGTCGGGGGCCCGCTCGACTTCTATCAGTGGAGCTCGATCCTGCGTTCGGTCTCGGCGCTGACCGCCTATCACTGGGTCTATCGCGAGACGTTGAAACCCTGGCTGATCGCGGATCTGCTCATCCTCAACGACACGCTGCCGCGGTCGCTGGCGAGCTGTTACGGCAATCTCGTGCGCAATCTCGACCAGATCGGCGTCGCCTATGGCCGCCAGGGCCCGGCCCAGCGCCACGCCCGCGGCATCCGCAACCGGCTGGAACACTCCAACATGAACGACATTTTCCAGCACGGCGTGCATGAATTCATTCAGGAATTCATCGCGGACAATTCAAGGCTGGGCGAAATCGTCACGAAGCAGTATTTGATCTAG
- a CDS encoding crotonase/enoyl-CoA hydratase family protein, with amino-acid sequence MAYETIKYEIADEILTITLNRPEKLNAFNAKMQAELIEAFDAADKDDNIRAIIVTGEGRAFCAGADLSSGADTFDRDARRGPVKRLASGQVDYSDPQVRDGGGQVTLRIFKSLKPVIAAVNGPAVGIGVTMQLAMDIRIASEAARFGFVFSQRGIVPEAASSWFLPRLVGISQALEWCYTGRVFPAQEAIAGRLVSKVVPPDDLLPTARALAKEIAAKTAPVSVALIRQMMWRMMGADDPMEAHKVDSRGIYARGRSDDVKEGVTSFLEKRPAQFKNKVSSDMPDYFPWWTEREYK; translated from the coding sequence ATGGCGTATGAGACGATCAAATACGAGATCGCCGACGAGATCCTCACCATCACGCTGAACCGGCCGGAGAAGCTCAACGCCTTCAATGCCAAGATGCAGGCGGAGCTGATCGAGGCGTTCGACGCCGCCGACAAGGACGACAACATCCGTGCCATCATCGTCACCGGTGAAGGCCGCGCCTTCTGCGCCGGCGCCGATCTGTCCTCCGGCGCCGACACCTTTGACCGCGACGCGCGGCGCGGGCCGGTGAAGCGGCTTGCGAGCGGCCAGGTCGACTACAGCGATCCGCAGGTGCGCGATGGCGGCGGCCAGGTCACGCTGCGCATCTTCAAGAGCCTCAAGCCGGTGATCGCCGCGGTGAACGGGCCTGCGGTCGGCATCGGTGTCACCATGCAGCTTGCGATGGACATCCGCATTGCCTCGGAAGCTGCGCGCTTCGGCTTCGTGTTCTCCCAGCGCGGCATCGTGCCGGAGGCGGCGTCGAGCTGGTTCCTGCCGCGCCTCGTCGGCATCTCGCAGGCGCTGGAGTGGTGCTACACCGGCCGCGTCTTCCCGGCGCAGGAGGCGATCGCCGGGCGGCTGGTGAGCAAGGTGGTGCCGCCGGATGACCTCCTGCCGACCGCGCGCGCGCTCGCCAAGGAGATTGCGGCCAAGACCGCCCCGGTGTCGGTCGCGCTGATCCGCCAGATGATGTGGCGCATGATGGGTGCCGACGATCCGATGGAAGCCCACAAGGTCGACAGCCGCGGCATCTATGCCCGCGGCCGCTCCGACGACGTCAAGGAAGGCGTGACGTCGTTCCTGGAGAAGCGTCCCGCACAATTCAAGAACAAGGTGTCGAGCGACATGCCGGACTATTTTCCGTGGTGGACGGAGCGCGAGTACAAGTGA
- a CDS encoding methionine synthase, producing MLFPTTIAGSLPKPEWLAEPNMLWAPWKSKGDELLRAKRDATLIWLKVQEDAGIDIVTEGEQARQHFVHGFLEKIEGIDFAHKVEMGIRKDRYKAMVPQVVAPLQLKDRVHAFEARVARTHTKKKLKFTLPGPMTIIDTIADRYYGDRVKMAFAFADLLNAEAKALQADGVDLIQFDEPAFNVYMDEVNDWGIKALERAAAGLTCTTAVHICYGYGIKANTDWKETLGSQWRQYEQIFPAIDASSIQQVAIECRNSRVPLDLLALLKGKIVQAGVIDVASDTVETADDVVQVIDAVSKFVPKSNIIATTNCGMAPMRREIAEAKLMALGAGAALARERLG from the coding sequence ATGCTGTTTCCAACCACCATCGCCGGCTCCTTGCCGAAACCGGAATGGCTCGCCGAGCCGAACATGCTCTGGGCGCCCTGGAAGTCGAAGGGTGACGAGCTGCTGCGCGCCAAGCGCGACGCGACGCTGATCTGGCTGAAGGTCCAGGAAGACGCCGGCATCGACATCGTCACCGAAGGCGAGCAGGCGCGGCAGCACTTCGTGCACGGCTTTCTCGAGAAGATCGAGGGCATCGACTTCGCGCACAAGGTTGAGATGGGAATCCGAAAGGATCGCTATAAGGCGATGGTGCCGCAGGTGGTCGCGCCGTTGCAGCTCAAGGACCGCGTCCATGCCTTCGAAGCGCGCGTGGCGCGGACGCACACGAAGAAGAAGCTGAAATTCACCCTGCCCGGCCCGATGACCATCATCGACACCATCGCCGATCGCTATTATGGCGATCGGGTGAAGATGGCCTTTGCCTTCGCCGATCTCCTGAACGCGGAAGCCAAGGCCTTGCAGGCCGACGGCGTCGATCTCATCCAGTTCGATGAGCCCGCCTTCAACGTCTACATGGACGAGGTCAACGATTGGGGCATCAAGGCTCTGGAGCGTGCCGCCGCGGGCCTCACCTGCACCACCGCCGTGCACATCTGCTACGGCTACGGCATCAAGGCCAATACCGACTGGAAGGAGACGCTCGGGAGCCAATGGCGGCAGTATGAGCAGATCTTCCCCGCGATCGATGCCAGCTCGATCCAGCAGGTTGCGATCGAATGCCGCAATTCCAGGGTCCCGCTCGATCTGCTCGCGCTGTTGAAGGGCAAGATCGTTCAGGCCGGCGTCATCGATGTCGCCAGCGACACGGTGGAAACGGCGGATGATGTCGTTCAAGTGATCGACGCAGTGTCGAAATTCGTGCCCAAGAGCAACATCATCGCCACCACCAATTGCGGCATGGCGCCGATGCGGCGGGAGATCGCGGAAGCCAAGCTGATGGCGCTCGGCGCCGGCGCTGCGCTGGCGCGCGAGAGGCTGGGTTGA
- a CDS encoding NADPH:quinone oxidoreductase family protein has translation MVRAVVCRALGPPESLRLETFPSRPLGEGEVRVAIRAAGLNFPDILMAAGEYQLKPELPFTPGVEAAGDVTEVDAAARGVAVGDKVIVKMRYGAYADEAVVADSQLTRMPSTFDYAEAATFLAGHGTAYHALIDRGKVEPGEVLLVHGAAGGVGLAAVELGKMLGATVIACASSDEKLAIAKERGADHLVLYAREPFRDAVKRITDGRGADVVFDPVGGEVFENSMRCIAWGARLLVIGFTGGIGSAKTNLLLIKGASVLGVRAGEAVRKNPALGEARLKALLAWADEGKLRPNVSHRLRLEDYAKAMRLLIDRKAIGRVALVMD, from the coding sequence ATGGTGCGGGCTGTCGTTTGCCGCGCGCTCGGTCCGCCCGAAAGCTTGCGGCTCGAGACCTTCCCGTCCCGGCCGCTAGGGGAAGGCGAGGTGCGGGTTGCGATCCGCGCCGCCGGACTCAACTTTCCGGATATTCTGATGGCGGCCGGCGAATATCAGCTCAAGCCCGAGTTGCCGTTCACGCCGGGCGTGGAGGCCGCGGGCGATGTGACCGAGGTCGACGCCGCGGCGCGCGGCGTTGCGGTGGGCGACAAGGTCATCGTGAAAATGCGCTACGGCGCCTATGCCGACGAGGCAGTCGTGGCGGACTCGCAGCTCACGCGGATGCCGTCGACCTTCGATTATGCGGAAGCAGCGACCTTTCTCGCCGGTCACGGCACCGCCTATCACGCGCTGATCGATCGCGGCAAGGTCGAGCCGGGCGAAGTCCTTTTGGTGCACGGTGCCGCCGGCGGCGTCGGCCTGGCGGCGGTCGAGTTGGGCAAGATGCTGGGCGCGACGGTGATTGCCTGTGCGTCATCGGACGAGAAGCTCGCGATCGCGAAGGAAAGGGGCGCCGATCACCTCGTGCTCTATGCGCGCGAGCCGTTTCGCGATGCCGTCAAGCGCATCACGGACGGCCGCGGCGCCGATGTCGTATTCGATCCGGTCGGTGGCGAGGTCTTTGAGAACTCGATGCGCTGCATCGCCTGGGGCGCGCGGCTCCTGGTGATCGGCTTCACCGGCGGTATCGGCTCGGCGAAGACCAATCTCCTGCTGATCAAGGGCGCGAGCGTGCTGGGCGTGCGCGCCGGCGAAGCGGTACGCAAAAATCCGGCGCTGGGCGAGGCGCGTCTCAAGGCGCTGCTCGCGTGGGCCGATGAGGGTAAGCTGCGCCCCAACGTCTCGCATCGCCTGCGGCTGGAGGATTATGCGAAGGCGATGCGGCTATTGATCGACCGCAAGGCGATCGGACGCGTGGCGCTGGTGATGGATTGA
- a CDS encoding transglutaminase family protein — translation MRLRIQHTTTYRYEPAATSVIQILRMTPGSHDGQYVAEWQIDVSADTKLDMHEDAFGNVTHVLSCGPVADIKISAEGLIETHDTGGVLRGADERFPSGLFLRSTELTTVNPAMASFARQLRSEAESDTLGFLHALMSEVSEHMTFDEDPTNSGTSAVEAFTLKRGVCQDYAHIFIACARTAGVPARFVSGHFLRSDGTVHQDAGHAWAEAFVPDLGWVGFDPANCICSTDAHVRVAIGLDYLGAAPVRGTRYGGGAETLSVTVKVDQAGRSGQSQSQWQG, via the coding sequence ATGCGCCTGCGAATCCAGCACACCACGACCTATCGCTACGAGCCGGCGGCAACGAGCGTGATCCAGATCCTGCGCATGACGCCCGGCAGCCATGACGGGCAGTATGTGGCGGAATGGCAGATCGACGTCTCCGCCGACACCAAGCTCGACATGCACGAGGACGCCTTCGGCAACGTCACCCATGTGCTGTCCTGTGGTCCCGTCGCCGACATCAAGATCAGCGCCGAAGGCCTGATCGAGACCCATGACACCGGCGGCGTGCTGCGAGGCGCCGACGAGCGCTTTCCGTCGGGGCTGTTCCTGCGCTCGACCGAGCTCACCACGGTCAATCCGGCAATGGCGAGCTTTGCGCGCCAATTGCGCAGCGAAGCCGAGAGCGACACGCTCGGCTTCCTGCACGCGCTGATGTCGGAGGTCAGCGAGCACATGACGTTCGACGAGGACCCGACCAACAGCGGAACCTCGGCGGTCGAGGCGTTCACGCTCAAGCGCGGCGTCTGCCAGGACTACGCCCACATCTTCATCGCCTGCGCCCGCACCGCCGGCGTGCCGGCGCGCTTCGTCTCCGGCCATTTCCTGCGCTCGGACGGCACCGTCCACCAGGACGCCGGCCATGCTTGGGCCGAAGCCTTCGTGCCTGATCTGGGCTGGGTCGGCTTCGATCCCGCCAACTGCATCTGCTCGACCGATGCCCATGTCCGCGTCGCGATCGGGCTCGACTATCTCGGCGCCGCCCCCGTGCGCGGCACCCGCTATGGCGGCGGCGCGGAGACGCTGAGCGTCACGGTGAAGGTGGATCAGGCCGGACGTTCCGGTCAGTCGCAATCGCAGTGGCAGGGGTAG
- a CDS encoding 2-hydroxychromene-2-carboxylate isomerase — protein MIEFFFDCSSPWTYLAFHNIQPLAKELGVEISWRPILVGGIFNSVNPSVYAQRETPVPLKARYMLKDLNDWARSSGLAIKMPPTVFPVNSVKAMRGCIWFGNDMVPFATSVFETYWGQDKDISQDAVLADICKTVGVDAQEFFAGISEQAIKDQLKANTEEVVARGGFGSPTIFLDKTDMYFGNDRLPLIREALLRRKASAA, from the coding sequence ATGATCGAGTTCTTCTTCGACTGCTCCAGCCCCTGGACCTATCTCGCCTTCCACAACATCCAGCCGCTGGCAAAGGAGCTCGGCGTCGAGATTTCCTGGCGGCCGATCCTGGTCGGCGGCATCTTCAACAGCGTCAACCCTAGCGTCTACGCGCAGCGCGAAACGCCCGTGCCGCTGAAGGCGCGCTACATGCTGAAGGATCTCAACGACTGGGCGCGCTCGTCGGGGCTTGCGATCAAGATGCCGCCGACGGTGTTTCCGGTGAACAGCGTGAAGGCGATGCGCGGCTGCATCTGGTTCGGCAACGACATGGTGCCGTTCGCGACCTCGGTGTTCGAGACCTATTGGGGGCAGGACAAGGACATCTCGCAGGACGCAGTGCTCGCCGACATCTGCAAGACGGTCGGCGTCGACGCGCAAGAATTCTTCGCCGGCATTTCCGAGCAGGCGATCAAGGACCAGCTCAAGGCCAACACGGAAGAGGTCGTCGCGCGCGGTGGCTTCGGCTCGCCCACCATCTTTCTCGACAAGACCGACATGTATTTCGGCAATGATCGGTTGCCCCTGATCCGCGAGGCGCTGCTTCGCCGCAAGGCGAGTGCGGCCTGA
- the gpt gene encoding xanthine phosphoribosyltransferase yields the protein MGQAPELSAQERAGKAFPVSWDQFHRDCRALTWRLNEVGPFHAVIAITRGGLVPAAIVARELGVRVIDTVCIASYDHDKQGDLQVLKGISDAAMKLGGGTGKGLLIVDDLVDTGKTGKLVREMLPDAHFATVYAKPKGRPLVDTFITEVSQDTWIFFPWDTALSYHPPLRDGAA from the coding sequence ATGGGCCAGGCGCCGGAACTGAGTGCGCAGGAGCGGGCCGGCAAGGCCTTTCCGGTTTCGTGGGACCAGTTTCACCGCGACTGCCGGGCTCTGACCTGGCGCCTCAACGAAGTTGGTCCGTTCCACGCGGTGATCGCGATCACCCGCGGCGGCCTGGTGCCGGCGGCTATCGTGGCGCGCGAGCTCGGGGTGCGCGTCATCGATACCGTCTGCATCGCGAGCTACGACCACGACAAGCAGGGTGATTTGCAGGTTCTCAAGGGCATTTCCGACGCGGCGATGAAGCTCGGCGGCGGCACGGGCAAGGGCCTTCTGATCGTCGACGACCTCGTCGACACCGGCAAGACCGGCAAGCTCGTCCGCGAGATGCTGCCCGACGCCCATTTCGCCACCGTCTATGCCAAGCCCAAGGGTCGTCCGCTGGTCGACACTTTCATTACGGAAGTTTCGCAGGACACCTGGATCTTCTTCCCTTGGGACACCGCGCTGTCCTACCACCCGCCGCTCCGCGACGGCGCGGCCTAA
- a CDS encoding molybdopterin-binding protein → MSDIVTAGILVIGDEILSGRTKDKNIGFIAEYLTNIGIDLKEVRVVSDDEPDIIAALDALRHRYTYVFTTGGIGPTHDDITADSVAKAFGVGIDHHPEVVARFRERWSEQDLNEARLRMARIPDGAELIQSATILAPGFKIGNVIVMAGVPSIMQAMMDIVSPKLKSGVRMLSESVRANAREGDIGGPLRTIAGAHPDTIIGSYPFMDEEQKPNTNLVVRSRDPERLAAAMAAVKEMLAGLNVSR, encoded by the coding sequence ATGAGCGATATCGTCACGGCGGGCATTCTGGTCATTGGGGATGAGATCCTGTCCGGCCGGACCAAAGACAAGAATATCGGCTTCATCGCCGAATATTTGACCAATATCGGCATCGACCTGAAGGAGGTCCGGGTCGTCTCCGATGACGAGCCCGACATCATCGCGGCGTTGGATGCACTGCGGCATCGATACACCTACGTCTTCACCACCGGCGGCATCGGGCCGACCCATGACGACATCACCGCGGACAGCGTGGCAAAGGCCTTCGGCGTCGGCATCGACCATCACCCCGAGGTGGTCGCCCGCTTCCGCGAGCGCTGGAGCGAGCAGGACCTCAACGAGGCCCGCCTGCGCATGGCCCGCATCCCCGACGGCGCCGAGCTGATCCAGAGCGCGACCATTCTCGCCCCCGGCTTCAAGATCGGCAATGTCATCGTGATGGCGGGCGTGCCGTCGATCATGCAGGCGATGATGGACATCGTCTCGCCCAAGCTGAAGTCGGGCGTGCGCATGCTTTCCGAATCGGTCCGCGCCAATGCACGGGAAGGCGACATCGGCGGTCCCTTGCGGACGATCGCCGGCGCCCATCCCGACACCATCATCGGCAGCTACCCCTTCATGGACGAGGAGCAGAAACCGAACACCAACCTGGTGGTGCGCTCGCGCGATCCGGAAAGGCTGGCGGCAGCGATGGCGGCGGTGAAGGAAATGCTGGCGGGATTGAACGTTAGCCGCTAG
- a CDS encoding class II aldolase/adducin family protein, producing MAGQARLAWFGFVVAFAVTLFAAEARCQDRQASALDPAVIEDIVVGSRVLAELGVLDGFGHVSARDPKGPNHFLMSRSLAPALVTADDIMEFDLDGNAVDAKGRSVFLERFIHSEIYKARPDVMAVVHTHSPGVIPFTVSQAGLRPVFHNAAFLAAGAPVWDIRKDFGETNMLVSNSAIGKGLALALGDKTVVLMRGHGDATVGPSVKVAVFRAYYTDVNARLQSQAIALGGEVNYLTAAEGAKADAINLQVLDRVWNLWKMRITTAPPK from the coding sequence ATGGCTGGACAGGCGCGGTTGGCATGGTTCGGCTTCGTCGTAGCCTTCGCGGTGACGCTCTTCGCGGCTGAGGCCCGATGCCAGGATCGCCAGGCCTCGGCTCTTGACCCTGCCGTGATCGAGGACATCGTGGTCGGCAGCCGCGTTCTCGCCGAGCTCGGGGTGCTCGACGGCTTCGGCCATGTCAGCGCCCGTGATCCCAAGGGTCCCAATCACTTTTTGATGTCGCGCTCGCTGGCACCGGCGCTCGTCACTGCCGACGACATCATGGAGTTCGATCTCGACGGCAATGCCGTGGACGCCAAGGGGCGCAGCGTCTTCCTGGAGCGCTTCATTCACAGCGAGATCTACAAGGCCCGTCCCGATGTGATGGCAGTCGTGCACACGCACTCGCCCGGCGTAATCCCGTTTACGGTCAGCCAGGCCGGCTTGCGGCCGGTCTTCCACAACGCGGCGTTCCTCGCCGCGGGCGCGCCGGTCTGGGACATCCGTAAGGATTTTGGCGAGACCAACATGCTGGTCAGCAATTCGGCCATCGGCAAGGGACTGGCGCTCGCGCTCGGCGACAAGACGGTGGTGCTGATGCGCGGCCATGGCGACGCGACCGTGGGACCGTCCGTGAAAGTCGCGGTCTTCCGCGCCTACTACACTGACGTCAACGCGCGGCTGCAGTCGCAGGCGATCGCGCTTGGCGGCGAGGTGAATTATCTGACGGCAGCGGAGGGTGCCAAGGCCGATGCGATCAATCTGCAGGTTCTCGACCGCGTCTGGAATCTGTGGAAAATGCGCATCACCACGGCGCCACCAAAATAG